Proteins encoded together in one Benincasa hispida cultivar B227 chromosome 1, ASM972705v1, whole genome shotgun sequence window:
- the LOC120088113 gene encoding mavicyanin-like → MAMKAAAVFVVLVAVRAVYGADIIVGGNSGWSQGVNYETWAAGQNFSVGDTLMFNYAGSHSVAEVNEESYKACSSSSVIRSHTGGSTSIPLSKAGPRYFICPTPGHCASGMKLQVNVLAANSTPNPTPTPSTTGTQPPPSPSAAAPSAFFTLNHLIFGASVATLFVL, encoded by the exons ATGGCGATGAAAGCAGCTGCTGTTTTTGTTGTTTTGGTAGCGGTGCGGGCGGTTTATGGAGCAGATATCATCGTTGGTGGCAACTCTGGGTGGAGTCAGGGGGTGAACTACGAAACCTGGGCTGCAGGACAGAATTTTAGTGTTGGCGACACATTAA TGTTCAATTATGCTGGGAGTCACTCAGTGGCGGAGGTGAATGAGGAAAGCTACAAGGCATGCTCCTCCAGCTCGGTAATCAGATCCCACACAGGCGGAAGCACCTCCATTCCTCTGTCAAAGGCAGGGCCAAGGTACTTCATCTGCCCCACTCCCGGCCACTGTGCCTCCGGCATGAAGCTTCAGGTCAATGTTCTGGCGGCCAATTCCACCCCAAACCCAACCCCAACTCCATCGACCACCGGCACTCAGCCGCCTCCGTCTCCAAGCGCAGCCGCCCCTTCTGCTTTCTTCACTCTCAACCACTTGATCTTCGGAGCTTCCGTTGCCACCCTGTTTGTGCTATGA